Proteins co-encoded in one Spirosoma endbachense genomic window:
- a CDS encoding 4'-phosphopantetheinyl transferase family protein translates to MPLSTLSVYWADLAAEHRSEADLARLPVPVRPYRTAQSRQLSMLSKWLLHYALHHHPPHPDEPLVSLRYHVNGKPYLSDSRYAFSLSHSGQLAACVIAPRRAVGIDIQKRVRLRPGVEGLFLSMAERELMTGEDVLALWSQKEAAYKALGHELDARLTDFQFEHIQQLRCRDVIVRLTPLLIQPNYIGYVAYEASDTNDHVTVQLESL, encoded by the coding sequence ATGCCGTTATCTACTCTCTCTGTCTATTGGGCTGACCTTGCGGCTGAACATCGGTCTGAGGCTGACTTAGCCCGATTACCGGTCCCCGTGCGACCCTATCGCACGGCTCAGTCCCGGCAATTGTCGATGTTGAGTAAGTGGCTATTGCATTACGCGCTTCACCATCACCCGCCCCATCCCGATGAACCGCTGGTCAGTTTACGCTACCATGTGAATGGAAAACCTTATCTGTCAGATAGCCGCTATGCATTCAGTCTGTCGCATTCGGGGCAATTGGCTGCCTGCGTCATTGCCCCCCGCCGAGCCGTAGGAATCGACATTCAGAAACGGGTTCGGTTACGCCCTGGGGTCGAAGGATTATTTCTGTCAATGGCCGAGCGGGAGCTGATGACTGGCGAGGACGTACTGGCCCTGTGGTCGCAGAAAGAGGCCGCCTACAAGGCGCTTGGGCATGAACTGGATGCACGACTGACCGACTTTCAATTTGAGCATATTCAACAGCTTCGGTGTCGTGATGTAATCGTACGACTGACCCCGTTGCTGATTCAGCCAAACTACATTGGCTACGTTGCCTACGAAGCCAGCGATACGAACGACCACGTGACCGTACAACTCGAAAGCCTCTGA
- a CDS encoding thioesterase II family protein, which yields MEALRLFCFPFAAGSCYSYQPLIRQAPPGIVWIPLDYPGRGRRLFESSLDTLDAVADDLFRRLKTQLTGPFAFFGHSMGSLIAYRLSCRLRAEGMTPPLHLFLSGRGGASIPEKQRNAKNMTRQEIIQEVQDMDGDVSALLKNPRSFDLYEKVLRADMMALESYDYAQTGPASLTIPATVFIGENDIYTLAEAARWQEEFTAPIDLHILPGGHFFLFDNAPFIHRCVHDALVPFSLYPMQRHETLSP from the coding sequence ATGGAAGCCCTTCGTCTGTTCTGCTTTCCGTTTGCGGCCGGCAGCTGCTATTCGTACCAACCCCTGATCCGGCAGGCTCCGCCGGGTATCGTATGGATACCGCTTGATTATCCGGGTCGGGGTCGTCGGTTGTTTGAATCCTCGCTGGATACGCTCGATGCCGTAGCCGATGATCTGTTTCGGCGACTCAAAACACAACTGACAGGCCCGTTTGCCTTTTTTGGGCACAGTATGGGCAGTTTAATCGCCTATCGACTCAGCTGTCGGCTTCGGGCCGAAGGAATGACCCCGCCCCTGCATCTCTTTCTGTCGGGGCGGGGTGGGGCCAGCATTCCCGAAAAACAACGAAACGCAAAGAACATGACCCGCCAGGAGATCATTCAGGAAGTGCAGGATATGGATGGTGATGTGTCGGCTTTACTGAAAAATCCACGCTCGTTCGATCTGTACGAGAAAGTGTTGCGGGCCGATATGATGGCGCTTGAAAGCTACGATTATGCACAAACTGGCCCCGCCAGTCTGACCATTCCGGCAACTGTATTTATCGGCGAAAACGACATTTATACACTGGCGGAGGCCGCCCGCTGGCAGGAAGAGTTTACCGCACCGATTGATTTACATATTCTGCCAGGCGGCCATTTTTTTCTCTTCGACAATGCGCCGTTTATCCATCGGTGCGTACACGATGCGCTTGTCCCTTTTTCACTTTATCCAATGCAGCGACATGAAACCCTTTCTCCTTAA